One Telopea speciosissima isolate NSW1024214 ecotype Mountain lineage unplaced genomic scaffold, Tspe_v1 Tspe_v1.0076, whole genome shotgun sequence DNA window includes the following coding sequences:
- the LOC122647574 gene encoding uncharacterized protein LOC122647574 produces the protein MAEDETIEPYMLRVNEAVNAIRGLGEEIKDPVIVKKVLRSLLPRPKATDKTAAFKVQMNKQIEPKSDEDDTDADSDDGEINFVRKLKRGKDKYRGKLPFKCFNYGGVGHFAAKCPHKDKEADEEPKQFKKKKPFLKKGKSKSKGLISKHHKSTSDDSFEDESDDDTADESLSMVLSDITEKSDEHPTTGSDNDDEDAEVDLERELIAALNELKTERKSHKKTAKQLKEAEKKMLEMKVQIKEFKKVVDELETQLSLKSGDYCKLEEEVVMLRNKVDIYVESILSPSDPQTDKLDEKLSCQRPEHIKFGLGYEGESSKQMVKGKGIIEDPIQLKKVPHRQNRSKLAHQKSWRYAPSTRSAASLRKMLHTNHMQERKNPIQPKTTNVKTIWVKKKDVVENSSMVVKTTLKAQNKPMPWLLDSGCSHHMTGNKEMFKKYQQYDGGSVRFSNNDGGKIIGKGIVSFGRKAKSHDVLYMTGLRHNLLSISQICDKGQDVIFSTYGCEIKKSSNGKLVAVGTRTSGNLYMLTDEMEGYSSQSKAYRCYNKRLKKLVESADVTIDEKRAASKDPTRELPMFEDFTDDLEDSEIKEENNTPDEPVDEDSKE, from the exons ATGGCTGAAGATGAAACTATCGAGCCTTATATGTTGAGGGTTAATGAGGCAGTCAACGCCATTAGAGGACTtggagaagaaatcaaagacccTGTGATCGTAAAGAAAGTGTTGAGATCATTGCTTCCCCG ACCTAAAGCTACTGACAAGACAGCTGCATTCAAGGTTCAAATGAACAAGCAGATTGAGCCCAAGTCTGATGAAGATGATACTGATGCTGATAGTGATGATGGTGAAATAAACTTTGTCAGAAAACTAAAGCGAGGCAAAGACAAGTATAGAGGTAAATTACCATTCAAGTGCTTTAATTATGGAGGTGTTGGTCACTTTGCTGCCAAGTGTCCACACAAGGACAAAGAGGCTGATGAAGAACCCAAgcaattcaaaaagaaaaaaccattcCTCAAGAAAGGGAAATCAAAGAGTAAGGGACTAATTTCTAAGCACCACAAAAGCACTTCAGATGACAGTTTTGAAGATGAGTCAGATGATGATACTGCAGATGAGTCACTATCCATGGTACTAAGTGATATTACTGAGAAGTCTGATGAGCACCCCACCACAGGttctgataatgatgatgaggatgcTGAGGTAGACTTAGAAAGAGAGCTTATTGCAGCTCTTAATGAGCTAAAGACTGAACGCAAAAGCCACAAGAAGACTGCAAAGCAACTCAAGGAAGCTGAGAAGAAAATGCTTGAGATGAAGGTTCAAATTAAAGAGTTCAAGAAGGTTGTTGATGAGCTTGAAACTCAACTCTCCCTCAAGTCTGGTGATTACTGCAAGCTCGAGGAAGAAGTTGTTATGCTTAGAAACAAAGTAGACATATATGTTGAGAGCATTCTTTCACCCAGTGATCCTCAAACAGACAAACTTGATGAGAAATTGAGCTGTCAGAGACCTGAACACATCAAGTTTGGCCTAGGTTATGAGGGTGAGTCATCAAAGCAGATGGTGAAAGGCAAAGGCATTATTGAAGATCCCATACAGTTGAAGAAAGTACCCCACAGACAAAACAGAAGCAAATTGGCACACCAAAAATCTTGGAGGTATGCACCATCTACAAGGTCAGCTGCATCACTCAG AAAAATGTTACATACTAACCACATGCAGGAAAGAAAAAATCCTATTCAGCCCAAAACAACCAATGTGAAAACTATTtgggtgaagaagaaggatgtcGTGGAGAACAGTTCTATGGTAGTAAAGACAACTCTCAAAGCTCAGAACAAGCCAATGCCCTGGCTTCTCGATAGTGGTTGCTCACATCATATGACAGGTAATAAAGAAATGTTCAAAAAGTACCAGCAGTATGATGGAGGCTCCGTCCGGTTCAGCAACAATGATGGAGGAAAAATAATTGGCAAAGGCATAGTAAGTTTTGGAAGAAAAGCAAAGTCCCATGATGTTCTCTACATGACAGGGTTGAGACATAACTTGCTCAGTATCAGTCAGATTTGTGACAAAGGGCAAGATGTCATCTTCAGTACCTATGGATGCGAGATCAAGAAATCAAGCAACGGTAAGCTTGTAGCAGTAGGTACGAGAACTTCTGGAAACCTTTACATGTTAACTGATGAAATGGAAG gttactccAGTCAGAGCAAGGCATATAGGTGTTACAATAAAAGACTGAAGAAGCTTGTTGAAAGTGCTGATGTCACTATTGATGAGAAGAGGGCTGCATCTAaagaccccaccagagagctaCCAATGTTCGAGGATTTCACTGATGACCTTGAAGATAGTGAAATCAAGGAGGAGAATAATACACCTGATGAACCAGTAGATGAAGACTCAAAAGAATAG